Genomic window (Lewinellaceae bacterium):
AAATTTTATCCAATTGAGGAGCATACGAGGCAAAATACAAACGGCTACCCCGGGAATGAATCCCGAAGTAGCCGTTTATTTTATGGCTGCTGCCAGCGAAAGCATTTTCCGGCAGCCAACCATCAAACCATGGAACCATCAAACCATGGAACCATCGAACCATGAAACCATGGAACAATGAAACCATGGAACAATGGAACCATCGAACCATGAACTCACACCCCCGCCAGTTCCTGCCTGATCTTGTTCAGCGCCGAGCCGGCGCCTACCCAGTCGATCTGCGCCTGGTTGTAGGTATGAGCCACTTCGAACTCGTCCGTTTTGCCATCCGAATGATGCAGGACAACCCGGAGGTTCTTGCCCGGGGCCATGCTGTCGAAGCCGAGCAGGTCAATCTTGTCGTCCTGGCGGATTTTCTCGTAGTCGGCCGGGTTGACGAAGGTCAGCCCCAGCATGCCCTGCTTCTTGAGGTTGGTCTCGTGGATGCGGGCGAAGGACTTTACGATGACGGCCTTTACCCCCAGGTGGCGCGGCTCCATGGCGGCATGCTCGCGGGAGGAGCCCTCGCCGTAGTTCTCCTCGCCGAAGACCACTGTGCTGATGCCGGCGGCCTTGTATTTGCGGGCGGAATCGGGCACTGCCATATACTCTGCCTTTGTATCGCTGTCGGCGTAGTTGGCCACCTTATTGGCCTGGTCGTTGAAGTAGTTGATGGCGCCGATGAAGCAGTTGTTGGAAATATTGTCGAGGTGGCCGCGGTAGGTCAGCCAGGGGCCGGCCATGGAGATGTGGTCGGTGGTGCACTTGCCTTTGGCCTTGATCAGGATGCGCATGCCTTTGAGTTGCTCCTGGGTGATTGGCTTGAACGGCGTCAGCAGTTGAATCCGGTCTGAATTCGGATCTACCTTAACCTCCACATGGCTGCCGTCTTTAGCCGGCGGTTGAAAGCCGGCGTCTTCCACATCGAAGCCTTTGGTTGGCAGCTCAATGCCGGTGGGCGGGTCGAGCTTCACCTCCTGTCCATCTTCGTTGACCAGGCTGTCGGTCAGCGGGTTGAAGGTCAGGTCGCCGGCGATGGCCATGGCGGTGACGATCTCCGGAGAGGCGACGAAAGCGCGCGTCTGCGGGTTGCCGTCGTTGCGCTTGGAGAAGTTGCGGTTAAAGGAAGTGATGATGGAATTGGCGCGGTTGGGGTCATCGGTGTGGCGGGCCCATTGGCCGATGCAGGGGCCGCAGGCGTTGGCCAGCACCACGCCGCCCATCTTTTCGAAGGCGGCGAGCTGCCCGTCGCGGGCAACGGTATAGCGGATCAGCTCGGAGCCCGGCGTCACGGTAAATTCGGACTTCACCTTGAGCTTTTTCGCTACGGCCTGGCGGGCCAGGGAAGCGGCGCGGTCGAGGTCTTCGTAGGAAGAGTTGGTGCAGGAGCCGATCAGGCCGACTTCCAGCTTCTGCGGGTAGCCGTTTTCCTTGACCGCCTTGGCGAATTTGGAGATCGGCCAGGCCAGGTCGGGGGTGTACGGGCCGTTGATGTGGGGCTCCAGCTCGGAGAGGTTGATCTCGACGACCTGGTCGAAGTATTTCTCCGGGTTGGCGTAGCACTCGGGGTCGCCCGTCAGGTGCTCGCGGACGCCGTCGGCCAGCTCGGCCACTTCGGCGCGTTCGGTGGCGCGCAGGTAGCGGCTCATGGCCTCGTCGTAGCCGAAAGTGGAAGTGGTGGCTCCGATCTCGGCGCCCATGTTGCAGATGGTGCCTTTGCCGGTGCAGGACAGCGACTCAGCGCCCGGGCCGAAATATTCCACAATAGCGCCGGTTCCCCCTTTTACGGTCAGGATGCCGGCCACTTTCAGGATGACGTCTTTGGAAGACGTCCAGCCGCTCATCTTGCCGGTCAGTTTCACGCCGATCAGCTTGGGCATTTTCAGCTCCCAGGGCATGCCGGCCATAACGTCTACGGCATCGGCGCCGCCTACGCCGATAGCGACCATGCCCAGGCCGCCGGCGTTGGGCGTATGCGAGTCGGTGCCGATCATCATGCCGCCCGGGAAAGCATAGTTTTCCAATACGATCTGGTGGATGATGCCGGCGCCCGGCTTCCAGAACCCAATGCCGTATTTATTGGAAATAGAGGACAGGAAGTCGTAGACCTCCTTATTGACCTCATTGGCTTTGGACAAGTCCTTATCGGCGCCCACTTCCGCCTCGATGAGGTGGTCGCAGTGCACGGTGGAAGGCACGGCCACTTTGTCGCGCCCGGCGGTCATGAACTGCAGTAGCGCCATCTGGGCAGTGGCGTCCTGCATGGCCACGCGGTCGGGGGCGAAGAAGACGTAATCCTTCCCGCGATTGTAGTTCTGAAGAGGCGATTCAGGGTGAAGGTGAGCGTAGAGGATTTTTTCAGTGAGCGTGAGCGGATGGCCCAGGGCTTTCCGGGCTTCAGCTACTCTTTGGGGCAAGGCCTTATAGACGGCCCTGATCATATCGAGATCGAAAGGCATAGTTGAAATTTTTTTATGTTCTTGAAGAGAAATTCGCTTTTTTCAGGGTCAACAAATGTACGATTTTTGGGCAACTTTTAGAAAGCCGCCCATAATATAGATGGCATTGACCGAACTTTTGTTTAGGGCCAAACGGCCATTCAGTGGCCGGGCCGATTTATCGGCAAATAGACAAGGCGCAAAGTGCCTCCATCGTGTTGGGTACAGGCGGCGAACCATTCAACCATCTAACCTCACCTCTACCAAAGTCCCGCTCATCACAAAATGCACGAAGGTGCGCACCTCTTCGCGGCCGAAGATTTCCCGCACGGCACAGCCGCTGAGGTAGCACCAGCTGCCCAGGTTTTGCAAAGCGCGTTGTTTCATTTTAGGCAGTTCGCCGCCGGCGAAACCGCTGTGTTGAATGACGACCATGCCCTTCGGGGTTTCCAGCAGCAGGTCGATGACGTTGGCAAACAGGCGGCCGTGGTGGAAATAGCGGATGGGATATTTGCGGTAGGCCCGCCCGATGTCGAACTGCCGGCCCAGGAAACCGGCCCATGCGTCTCCCAGCAGAGCGAGGGCACGGGGCGCCGTATCGCCCATTTCAAAGCGGCCGATCATTCCTTCCGACAGGAGCAGCCGTTCCTGCACCGGGTATTCGGAGTGGTCGGCGGCGAGAAAGGCCTTGATGCCTTTGGCGGCGGCATACAGGTCGATGCCTTCCTCCAGCTTCAGCAGGTTGTCGTATTGGAAGACGTCGCCGATGCGGGCGCTGGCTTCCTGGGTAAACGGCTCTTTGGCGGCGTCGATGTCATAGAGTTCGTGTTGCTGCTTGCCGGCGCGCTCCTCCAGGAAGAGAATGGCCTCCTCCGGCGCTTCGGCATGCGTGAAATCGCGGGGATAGGCAAACACCTCATTTTCTATTTTCAGGAACTGCCCGCCCCATTCCCAGGGGCTTTCGCGTTCATCCGGGCTGAGCGTAGGCAGGTCTTCCTGCCCCTCGTGCCATACCCGGTTCAGCCATTTGGCAGGGCTGGCGCGGGAAGGGAAAACGAGGTAATCGCGGGCGCGGGTCAGGCCGACGTAGAGCAGGCGCGCTTCCTCACGCAGGGCTTTTTCGCGGGCCTGCCGGTTGGCTTCGCTCTCCTCCAGCTTTTCATCCAGGGACGTACTCCGGATTTGGTCAGCGTAGGGGTTCACCCAGTAACGCAGCCAGCGGTTGCCCAGCACGTTGCCGAGGTCGATGTCTTCGCTTTCCTGTATGATGTCCACTCCCCAGACTTCTGCCCGGAGATTGCCCTCCAGGCTGTGGCAGATGACGATGGTACCATTCATACCTTGCTCCGGTGGTAGGTCAGCACGTTAACGGCATGGTACCTTCCCCGATCCCTGCATATCAGTACCTGGTTGTTTTCCAGGTCTACCAGCCAGAGCAGGAAGCCGCCCAGGGAGGCAGCGGAGTGCATGCGGTTGCAGGCTTCCTCGTACTCGCGAGTACCATTTTGCGGAGCACGTCCACGTTGTCGAGCCGTTGCTGTTCGTTGCCCCAGCTGGCGACGATGCGGCGCAGCTCCAGTTCTTCGAGCAGCAGGTTGAGGATTTCGGCGCTGGACAGTTCGATGGCCTGCTCGCGCAACTGGTCGAGGGCGAGGATGAAGGCGTCGTCGCCGGCCCACTGGCCGTTCCAGTTTTTGCCGTTCTCCGCTTTGTCGAGGTATTCCAGGCGGCTTTCTATGATGTGCTCGATCGGCTGGCCGCTGGCGAGCAGCAGGATTTCGGCCACCGACAGGGAGTCGTATTGATTGAGAATGTACTTCAGGCAGGCCAGGATGAGCTTGGCCTCGGCGGTGGCCAGCAGGCCGCTGCGGGAAATGGCCGCCCGCAGGCCGGCGCGGTGCAGCGCCTCGGCAACGATCTGGCATTCGGCGTTAGAGCGGCAAAGGATGGCGACATCGCCGGGAACAGCCGGGCGGGGCGCTCCTCCGTCTTTGGGAACGACGTAGATTTGCCGGTTCAGCGCCGTTTGCAGAGAGGCGGCTATGCCATTTTCCATCCACGGCCTGCCGGGCAGGCGCCCCTCGCCGTCGTAGCGGAAATGCCAGTGCAGGAGGGCATCCGTCAACTCGATGGGCTCCGGCTCTTGGGTGAGGCTCTCTTTATGAGGCTCCTTTGCCCGTTTGGCCTTCAGCGCCACCTGCTCCGGCGGAAGATCCGAAAAGGCTTTGGTGAACAGGGCGTTGACCGCATTGACGATGTCCTCCCGGGAACGCCAGGAATATTCCTGAATGTCTTCCGGTTTCACCCCGCCCACTTTTTGGATGATGGCCTGCATCAGCTCCGGCGCTGCTCCCCGGAAGCCGTAGATCGACTGCTTGGGGTCGCCCACCCATACGGAGTGCCGGGCCAGCTTCGAAAGCTTCAGGAAGATTTCCAGCTGGATGGGGCTGGTGTCCTGAAATTCATCGACCATCAGCAGGTCGAGTTCCTGTTTCAGCACTGCGTTGACGGTGGGCTTGTCCAGCAGGCGGTTGACCAGCGCCTCCATGTCGGTGTAGTCGATCAGCCCGCGCCGTTTTTTGTACTCGTCGTATTCCTGGATGGCGGCCATGCCGATCTCGAAGATGCTGTAGATGAAGTCGCGGATGTCTTCCTGAAATTCGGGGTGCCGGTGATGGGTGGCGGCAAACTCGAGCAGCTCGGCCGCATCGTCGCGGCTTTTGGCGCCCACACTTAGTTTAGAAATTTTGGCCCATTCGTGCCAGTAGAGGTATTTGCGCAGCCCCAGGGTGCGCTGGAACGCCTTGAGGGTATTGGCGGCATCGCGGGTTTTCTTGGTTTCGTCGGCGTTGTTTTCCAGGCGGGCGATGGTTTCGCCCATCAACTGGTCGAGCCGGTGTTCGAAGTACCCCTCCGGCCGGCCTTCTTCGGCCTGGCCCAGGAATTGCTGAAAGCTTTCGAAAGACCGGCGCTTGCTCTTTTCCAGGCCTTCGGCCGAAAAGTCGTTGGCGCGGGCGATGTCGGTCATCTTTTTGACCTCCTGGCGCCAGTCGTAGCGCTCCCGCTTGTTCAACCCCAGGCGGTCGCTGAGGTATTCCATTTTTTCCACCCGCTCGCCGGTCAGCACGGTGGCTAGGGAGCGGTTGAAGAGCACCTGCTGGTCTTCGTCGGCGATGATGTCTACCTGGGGAGAGACGCCGGCCTCGTAGGCGAAGCGCTGCAGCAGCTTGACGCCCAGCCCGTGGACGGTGCCGATAAGGGCGTTGGCGAGCTGGTCGGCCTGCTCGGCAAGGCCTTCTTCCAGCAGGCGCACCCGCACGCGCTCCTGCAGCTCGGCCGCCGCCTTTTTGGTAAAGGTAGTGGCGATGATGCCGCTGGCGCGGACGCCTCCTTTGAGCAGGGCTACCATTTCGCTGGTCAGGCGGTAGGTCTTGCCGCTGCCGGCCCCGGCGGAGATGATGCGAATGTTCATGATGAGGAATGGCTTGTTTTAATTGCTGCCGGGTAAAATAAGGAAAAGTTGGCAACTCATGCTTCTTTGATCATTCCTCCCAAAATGAATTCCTGAAATCCACTCGAACTCCCCCCAGGGGCATGCGCATCAGGTTAGAAAATTAACAAATGCGTTTTTTTGACATAGTTGCCTGAAGGCGGCATACCCTGACAGGGAGCGCTACTGCAGGCAGGCAAATCGACTGCCCGGCTTTGCATCAGGGGCAGAGGCCCCTTCGCTGCGGCTGCTAAGCATCTGACAACCCTATGGCGTG
Coding sequences:
- a CDS encoding aconitate hydratase, yielding MPFDLDMIRAVYKALPQRVAEARKALGHPLTLTEKILYAHLHPESPLQNYNRGKDYVFFAPDRVAMQDATAQMALLQFMTAGRDKVAVPSTVHCDHLIEAEVGADKDLSKANEVNKEVYDFLSSISNKYGIGFWKPGAGIIHQIVLENYAFPGGMMIGTDSHTPNAGGLGMVAIGVGGADAVDVMAGMPWELKMPKLIGVKLTGKMSGWTSSKDVILKVAGILTVKGGTGAIVEYFGPGAESLSCTGKGTICNMGAEIGATTSTFGYDEAMSRYLRATERAEVAELADGVREHLTGDPECYANPEKYFDQVVEINLSELEPHINGPYTPDLAWPISKFAKAVKENGYPQKLEVGLIGSCTNSSYEDLDRAASLARQAVAKKLKVKSEFTVTPGSELIRYTVARDGQLAAFEKMGGVVLANACGPCIGQWARHTDDPNRANSIITSFNRNFSKRNDGNPQTRAFVASPEIVTAMAIAGDLTFNPLTDSLVNEDGQEVKLDPPTGIELPTKGFDVEDAGFQPPAKDGSHVEVKVDPNSDRIQLLTPFKPITQEQLKGMRILIKAKGKCTTDHISMAGPWLTYRGHLDNISNNCFIGAINYFNDQANKVANYADSDTKAEYMAVPDSARKYKAAGISTVVFGEENYGEGSSREHAAMEPRHLGVKAVIVKSFARIHETNLKKQGMLGLTFVNPADYEKIRQDDKIDLLGFDSMAPGKNLRVVLHHSDGKTDEFEVAHTYNQAQIDWVGAGSALNKIRQELAGV
- a CDS encoding UvrD-helicase domain-containing protein, which codes for MNIRIISAGAGSGKTYRLTSEMVALLKGGVRASGIIATTFTKKAAAELQERVRVRLLEEGLAEQADQLANALIGTVHGLGVKLLQRFAYEAGVSPQVDIIADEDQQVLFNRSLATVLTGERVEKMEYLSDRLGLNKRERYDWRQEVKKMTDIARANDFSAEGLEKSKRRSFESFQQFLGQAEEGRPEGYFEHRLDQLMGETIARLENNADETKKTRDAANTLKAFQRTLGLRKYLYWHEWAKISKLSVGAKSRDDAAELLEFAATHHRHPEFQEDIRDFIYSIFEIGMAAIQEYDEYKKRRGLIDYTDMEALVNRLLDKPTVNAVLKQELDLLMVDEFQDTSPIQLEIFLKLSKLARHSVWVGDPKQSIYGFRGAAPELMQAIIQKVGGVKPEDIQEYSWRSREDIVNAVNALFTKAFSDLPPEQVALKAKRAKEPHKESLTQEPEPIELTDALLHWHFRYDGEGRLPGRPWMENGIAASLQTALNRQIYVVPKDGGAPRPAVPGDVAILCRSNAECQIVAEALHRAGLRAAISRSGLLATAEAKLILACLKYILNQYDSLSVAEILLLASGQPIEHIIESRLEYLDKAENGKNWNGQWAGDDAFILALDQLREQAIELSSAEILNLLLEELELRRIVASWGNEQQRLDNVDVLRKMVLASTRKPATACTPLPPWAASCSGW